GAAATTGTGTCGCCAAACTAACTTCTTGTTTTATTGCTTTTAGAAGTCGAAAAGTTGCCCCGTTGTATGCTTCAAaaaattcttgtttttgttttccaaAAGTTGAAAAGATACTTCCGGGTTCGTGCCCAAAATCTCAATAAACTTATAATCATGCAAGATTTCGAATATCCTAAGCGTAACTCAACGATAACATGTTTGGATACCGGACACAGAAAtctggaataatttttttttaccaaccTCACTTCTTGTTCTATTCCTTTTAGAAGTCGAAAGGTAACCCATGTGTATCCAAACAACCTTTAAATGTACAGACTACAAATCCTACTCCTTTCTCGGGCCGAATTAGGGAAACAAAGTCGCGGGCCACAGCGCAAAGTCGGCGAGCACAATTTCCTCCTAACAGTAAGGTTTCCAAAAACACGACCTCAGTTTGCCTATAAATATTGCAATGGGGTCTCATAAATTTTTCTCTGTTTTCTATCAACGTTCCTCTGCGAACACCACCAAAACTTCGAGGCAAAGCACACAAAGTTCCCAAAAACACGACCTGATTTTGCCTATAAATACTGCCGTAGGGTCTCATAAATCTTTCTGTCTAACATTCCTCTGCTGCGAACTCTAGGCAAAGCACAAAAATTCAAGAAAGCACACAAGGCTGAAGTAACAAATTGACTGTGAAAAATCGAAATATCTGCTCTAATTCATGGAGGAATCTTACTGTTCCGATTGCAAAAGTGTTACAGCCGTGATATCTGATCATTCGACCGGAGACACAATTTGTTGCGACTGTGGACTTGTATTTGAAGCCTACTTAATTGACGACACATCCGAATGGAGAACATTCGCTGATGAACCAGTCAATAATGATCCTCATCGTGTTGGGGATAAATTAAACCCTCTTCTGTCTAATAATGGTTTAACCACATTGGTTTCCATGCCAAAGGGTGGTGAATGTCAATATCCCTCATCTAATTCTTTTAGGCGGTTTAATCAAGCTAATATGAAAGATCCTGACAAGGGCCTTATCGAGGCGTTCAAGGCGATTGAGGCGATGTCTGACAGATTGGGTCTTGTTTCTACAATAAAGGATTTGGCTAATGAGATTTATAAGAAGATGGAGGATGTGAAGAGTAGTAAAGGGAGAAACAAGAATGCAATATTTGCTGCTTGTTTGTAAACTGCTTGCAAGAGACTAGGGAAATCGAGAACGATGAAAGAGATTAGTTCCGATGCAAATGGTGCGACCAAGAAAGAAATTGGACGTGCCAGTAAACATTTGGAGGAAATTGGAAATGGGGACACTGAAGGTCCAACTCATGCAAAGGACGCTGGTGATTTCGTGAGGCGTTTTTGTTCTATTCTTGGTATGAGTCATAAAGATGTGAAAGCTGCTCAAGAAGCAGTTGCCAAGACTGAAGAATGTGATATTAGGAGGAATCCTGTAACGGTTGCAGCGACGATTATTTACATGATATCTCAATTGTCTAACGAGAGAAAACTGATTCGAGATATTGCTGGTGCAACTGGAGCTGCAGAAGTCACTATTAAGAATTCTTATAAGGATATTTATCCTTATGCATTGCGACTGGTGCCAGCCTGGTATGCTAATGAGGAGGACCTCAAGAAGTTGTATAGGCCTTGAAAGAAACGGAAACAAATGACTGCAATTGGTGCAAAACTTGCACTCCGTTTCTGCACATGATTCTTTGTTTCTGTTGCGGTATTTTGGCAACATTGGACCTGAGATGATGAAATTCCTTGTTGTTTAAAACTATAACACATGACAGAACTGATAAATTTAATAATCCTGCAACAGATTTCATAAGAGAACGATATTTTTTTCGATAGTGTGGGTAGGTCTGTATTCCAGTCCAGAATACCTCGCCCTGGATCAAGATATAAATCTTGACAATTGAAATACTTGCCAAAATGCCTGGAGGATAAGTACATTAAAAGAGCCCTTAGGCTTGAACTAACCCAGTTTTGAAGTCTGGTTGTAGTTTTGTAAACATAAGTCAGATGTTAATATGCTTCCTTGGGATACAAACTAAAAGGTTCAACTTGAAAAGAATAGAGTAGTCCTGGTCAGTGCCAGAATTAGCTATTACTACTATCATAACTTGCCGCAAATCTTATGaacttcttttattattttcccagGTGTTGCATCCTTTTGAATCCTCCTAAACCCTATGAACTCTTATTTCATTATCTATAAAAAACTTCTTGTGTTGATGTAAAAAGAAAGACTCGCCTTGTACTTCAAATGATTTAGTTGGGTATGTTAAAGTAGGCCATGTTTACCAGTAACAAGGTAGATTTTTGTCCACAGCAAATTTTAAGGAGAAAATTCCAGGCCACCTGCTCACATGTCAGATTTTGGGATACTAGGCAATTTTGAGCCACATGACATATCGGATTATAGTAGATCACAGTGAACACTTTGGAAGTTCTCGAATTGAGATAGATAATGTATTTCAAAATAATTCagttaattcaaaagaatttatgATCAATAGTATTAGTTCTAACAGAATTATACATCATTGTATTAGTTCTTACGAATAAGATGTCTGGGAGAGATTCTCAGCAAGAACAAACTCACAAGTACCTTCTCTTCTCGTGCAACTATCTTTTCAGCACACCTTTAAAGATGATTATACTTTAGGCTGACTGATCAGTGTTAATTTCACTATGTCAAAACCTTATAAAGGTTgagattttcatattttattagaAAGGTCATTTGGTTGGTATAGGGTCAGCTTTAAGAGGTTAGATACTAATGCAGAAAAATCTCTCAGCCTcaatttttccaaccaaaaaatGCCAAAAGCAAAAGAATGCCAGGATTCTCGTCCATTCCTCTGACAGCGGACTGATGTAACAGGGACATCTATATACTTTCAGGTCTTGAACAAATTCGATGGAACCTACAAGAAATTAAACGTTAAAACCAGAGTGCAACTACTTGATAAAGTTAAGAGATTAAATCTGTAAATTACAGAAAATTGTGGGCAAACTAAAAATTAGCTTTCTTTTGATAGTCCGTCAAGTGCCAAAAGATGGAGCCTAAAACCACGTTAGTTAGTTATTTTTGGTTTCTTAAATCATAATCAGACACTAGTTCATACTAAGGTCAGGTGCACTTTGGATTGTGTACCCTTTTCACATTAGAGATCTCCAAAAACCATCAGAACTACCAAGCGTGTAAATTCAGAGCATAGCTTCAATTCGTCAACCTAGAATAAAATCTTACTTCACCAATTTACTACTAATTCAAAACACATTCAACTGGTCAAAGACTTTACCTTCACATGATGTGGCATGATCTTCACGTCGAAAGGTACATGAAGCCATGCTTCTGGCGGATACAACATAAAGTTCTCCGGTTTACTGGTATAGACATCGGCATATTGATGAATGTTGTAGGCAAAAGCAGATTCCTGACCAGTATCAGTGAGGAAGGTAGCACCAAAAGAGCTATTAAACATTCTCTTCATCTTAGACCGTGCCAACTGCCTCTCGTCATTTAATTCCTTCAAAAGCAAGTCATAAGCTTTCCCTCTCCCAGTTCCGGATAATACAGTTGCATGGAATTTCCCAAGCAGCTCTTGTACAATGTGAAATTTTGCCTGGAGTGGGAACAAAATGAAGATATAAGAGACGTTCAAAGGTTCCAATAAGATTAAATAAATTGAAACAAACCATTTCTAAAATTACCAAGAATTGGGCAAAGATAATGTTCAGAAGGAATATCAGTACATACACAACTAAGCATTCAGCTAATAAACTATTTCTGTTGCATTATTTGCAATAAAATATAGAAAAAAGAATCGTTTACCTGTTGAAAACGGTAGCTGTCTTCGTTCTGTATACGTATTTCATTCTGTATTAATAAGAAACTTCGATTAGAACACAGAAGGTCAAACGCAGTTACTCGATGCAAAATTgaaaattgtaattacaatatgaaCTTGATTACTAGAACATGAGCTTTTATATTAGAACTGGTAGTGAATATTCACATGCATATTTAGCTGTATTACTTTGTAAGTGATTTTCTCCCAATTTTCAGAAAGGTCACTACTAAGCATAGCTCAAGTGACTCACCTATGAGTAGGATACTAAAGAGTCTCGGAGACAAAGTTGTATTATGGAACACCATTCAATTGCCAAGCAGAGCTAGAGAACCGGTGAGGAAGAATGAACTTAATGGTGCATCTGGTCACTAAGCGTACTCGTTATCCCCATCCCTAGCATATCCAACAAACACTTCATATTGCCAGCATCCTAAATATATTTGACTATCTTTGCCATTACTTGACTGTATTTTAGAGACAGCTTGTTTTGCTTGAATAAGCTAACCTGAACCCTTAGCATTATATTATAGCAATGGTAACAGGAATAAATTTAATAGGCTGATTATACAGAAAAATACGTACTTCTAATTCATGAATGATGGCAGCAGTACGCCAACCAGCTTTCGAAGGTCCTCTCAGATCACTAAAAAGATGATCCCCAAAATATATCAcctaatgaagaaaataaaattcaatattATTTCTAATACAGCAAAAAAGATCATCTGAAGGCAGTTCAGGAATTGAAGTTATTTAATGGACAGCATTGTTGCAGTTGAAACAAATGAACCATGCAAATTAAGAGTGTACCTCAGGACCATTCCACTTGGTAATTTGGAGGAATGATTTTAGACATCCATGGTAATAAATTTGATTAGGAAGAAAAGCATCCACCTTCGAGAAGGCTAAGGTGTCCTTTGCGGCATCATAACAACTACAAATGCAGCAAGGAAGATAAGGCAACCAGTATTAGTATGACCCAGCATGCGGAATGTAATGATTTTTAAATGCGTTACTGAAGTTTAAAGATGCTAGTTTGCTGGTTGATACAGCAACGATAAGGTCGACCAAATGCTAACAAGTAGTCATAAATCATAACGTAAGTCAAAAAAATAGGAGAAAACAGACAATGATAAATGATAACGCAAGTGTCGCTTCCTAGAGGCATCTTCAGAGTTTAGGAAACTATAACTAAGCGTAGGGAAAAAAGTTGTGGATATAGATTGTTCGTTCAAGTATATAATGAAGTAAACATCATCTATATGTTGTATGCATTCAATGTAAGAGAACATGTACAGTATTTTAGGAAGTTGAGGAGAAAAACCGGAATGGATGCTCTGACGTGTAAAACTCTGGTTTATTCGCTTGAGCAATCACAACGTCAAAAAGATCCCTCCAAGAATCTCCCTTACCCATATAGTCCTAATTGCAATTTTAAAGAACTACACTCAGGATATACTTTTACTACACACAAACATTCAAATATTAAGCTCTGAAAAGACAGAGTAATAAAAAGCTACAAAATTTTAAGATTATATTGCAAAGAtcaaaaaaagaatatatatcaCTTAACGAAGCTAATCTTTTAGGATGATAGATGAGCGGAGAAGATAGAAGTTGAACACTTGCTTTTTCGCATGCCCAGCATAAGgtttttgaagaaagagcttcaCTACAAATGTTTACACATAACTAGATATTTATTAGAGAGACTTGAAGAGGAGTTGTGGTCAAACCGTCAAAGGTGGGAGACTAGTATAAAAATCTCACCCTTGATTTTAATAAAGTTCTCTTCTATGTTTTCTTGTTGATAGTAATATTCTtaattatcaattttttttaaaaaaaaatcaatggttTCATTATGTGGATAAGATATCAGAACAAGCTGGTTATACTTTCTACTTCACTGGTATAAGTTCCAGTTGGCCTAGGAATCCTGTTATGTTGAAGAGCAGTAACGCAGTGAGAAGGGTAATCAAATTCATCTTTGGGCCATGTGTAACAATAATTCCAACAAATGGGGCTGAATGACACTGCTTATTGCGCTCTAGAGAATTATGGTAAAGAATGATACAAACTACAATGGTAGATACTCTGAAAGGTTAATGATTCCAAAATTTGTTGAAGTTAACAAACTGGTAGTTTGGTTTTAGATAATAATCGCATTTTATGAAGTTCTTTACTTCTTTATACCAGTGCCACACATAATAGCATGCGCTTATGTATGTCATGGTCTTATACCGCTTGTGGTTAACCCATACAAAGATGTTATAGGGGAGATGTttttatgagaaataacttgactAGTAAAAACGTACAGGTAGTTGGAGTAGTTCTGTTTCTATTTGCACCGCTATGACCAATTTAAAAGAAGGTCGAAGTAATTAACAATTTTGTAGAAAATTTATAAACCAAGGTTAAACAATAACTGTAGTGATAATTCAATATGGACTCACCTCCAACATAAAACGCATCCCTCCATCAACAAAATAATATGGAGAATTAGTCATCAAGAACAGTTTCTTTCCCTTCTCCTTAAGCATTTTTAAAAAGCGTAGCATCTGGCCCTGATTAACATCCATGAAACACTGAGGTTATTACAAATGAAATACAAGTAAAATTAACCAGCTGATTGCTGGTCAATGTAAAAGAACAAGTAGCATGATGACTGAAATTTAAGCTTAACAATTGGATTTCTCATGAGTCATAAGACTCATAACCAAGACAACAATATCCTACATGTAATATGATATGACTTACATTTTTTACTAAGTATCTCTGAGGATCTGAAAGAATTCCCCTGTGAACCAAACCACTTTGGTGAACATGCTGGATCGCGCGGTTGACATCTTTGTATATGTAGGAAGCATCAAACTGCAATTTAGCATCCACAAAGTGCTGGACAATGTCTGCAATAAGGCATGCCTACAGATAAACAAGATGCTTGACACTGTTATGgtggaaaataaaacaaacaatgGAAATGCAATCAATCAGAATGATGACATGGGAACATCGCAGACTGTTGTGTTAACATGTTGCAAGATTTCAAATGCCTCGTTATGCATATAATATCTAAAAGAAATAACCACTGGCATAGAACCAAACAGCCTAACCTCCTATATAAGGATGCGACATGGAAATGACAGGATGAAAAAAAGAGAACAAGAGCGTCGAAAGGgaagaaactatttaaaaaacaATGAATGGTGAATACCAACCTCACTGAAACAAAAGAAATCCATCAATTTCACTAGTCCACGAGCTTGATCTCGGCCAATATGCCGTGTCCCATACATCTCTTCTATTTCCTTTCGGCTAAGCTGTAAGACAATCACAGAAATAGATTAAAACAAGGTGAATTTAGTAATAAAGCATAAAATCCTTAAGCAAAAACCATTCACACACAGGCAACTAAAAATAACTCTACAACTAATGCACACCTTTCGACGACCAAAGAAGCACCCATCAGGCTCAATAGACCCAAAAAAATCCAACTTCAAGAGACACCCCTTTAGCTTATCATAATACAGTCCTCTGATTGGAAAGGATGGATCGTATTTAAAAGTTGAACAAATCTCTGGATACTTAAACTGATAAAATGCACAGACAAAACCAAAAGTAAGTTAAATCACTTGTTCTAAAACTTATCTTAGAAACGGTCAAACAAAACAACAAATAGAATACATCGTGCTACTAACCTCATTTACAATGTGTTCTTTTGCAAGATCATATATCAAACTTTGTAAGTTGGCCGAGTAATGAGCCAATGTATAGTCATAATCGAAACCATAGACTTGTATATTGTCCAATCTAAGATTCTTATTCACATATATACCTAAAAATTTCACCATAATACACAAAATTACTGTCAGAGATTCAAAACTAAAATACGATCAGAGAACGAGAATGAGAAACTAGACCTTCAGGATTCATTTTAGGCATAAGATTGAGTGCTTCTGGAATCTTGAGAAAGCTCTTCTTAGCAGAATCAAATTCATGACGAATCTTAGTGAAATTATCATTACTCTCAACATCATTTCCAAATCTCAACACTGTTTCCTCAACAGTTGCCGCTATGTTTTGACAAAATTCTCTGATTATAAACCCTAAAAAGTGAAATTATATAAATTAcaatattaaaaaagaaaatcaggaaaaaagaaaagaaaaagagaagaatacAATGAGAGAGAGGGAGGGAAATACGATAATCACCTTGAGGAGTTATAATTGATGAGCATGAGCTAATTTTCTGCTTCAAATAAGAAACTAAAATCAGTAAAAAATAGACAAAAGAACTTGAGAAAACAGATATCGAATGAGAAAgagggaggaggaggaagaagaagaattacatgAAATGAAGAAGAGAGAGGGAGAATCCTACGGAAGGAAGAagccattgttgttgaagattcagtTCTGCATATTTAAACCTAAACAAAACGATAAAAGATATTCTTGGATCCGATCGTTTGCGAAAAGGTgaggtttttcttttgttttttcggCCAGGGATATATGATCCTCTTAATTTTGTGACACCTTTTACAACTAAATCCTTGCCACCTCGAAATCCATATCAACATTTCACTGGCAGAAACAATTGCCTGTAGAAATTTCTGAGTTGGGGCACAATCACCTTTGACGCAACTTCATCTCTACTGGCAGAAACAATTGCCTGCAGGCTTGGAATGATGTTGGGAATGCGTTTTAGTTTTGACAAAATCATAATAGAAGGTGATGCAACCAGCGTGACGGATGCAGTGCTGGGAGATATTCGCAATATCCCTTGGTCTATAAGGTCTGTAACTCTTGAAATAAGAGATTTAGTGAAGTACTTTTCTGATGTTAAATTTCAGTCTGTCCCTAAGAGTGCAAACAATTTGGCTCATGTATTATGCCAATATGCAATGCATTCCAATGTAAGCTGGTGGAATGCCCATTCTCCACCTTTTTGTATCATTTCAAACCTCGATTCTACTGAGGTAGTTTAATAAATTTGGGCTCTTTGAGCCCCTTtgcccttcaaaaaaaaaaaaaaaaggtagggAGTTAAGAAAAAGAATTAGTTACATTTTCTGGTATTTAATTGTTTTAagactttatttttttctttataataGGTGTCGCAAAACTAAGATGGGtcacatacttgaagtatgtggtccgaccacatcgtagccgcaccggttttatttttattttatttttataagcaACTTTTTGTTTTACCCACGTTGGCcattcctctttttttttcctttttatatgTATCAAGGAAGGGAATGGTTCCACccagaagctgatgcacgattattttcttcctggTTGTGTGTTCTTTGATCAAGATTTTCGACGTCGATTTTGCATGTCCCGACACCTGGTGATATAGTTTATTAATGAGATTTGTCGGGTAAAATCTCAATTTAATTATTGTTTGGTGCACTGAATATTATAGGTGATAGTCCTGAACATAAGTTACTTCGGCTCTAAAAAGTTCTAGGTTATGGAAAGCCTACAAATTTGaatgatgagtaccttcgtatgggCATAAAAACTTCATTCAAGTATCTTTCATTGTTTAACGAAGTAATAATTAATAATTTTGGTCCAACGTACTTATAAAGGTTATTAGGGGATTCTCAGGAATAATAGGTAGTCTCGACTTTATGCATTAGGTATAACAGGATTTCCTACTTATTGGGCatgtcaatataagggtcatttcCCAAAAGCAACCGTTATTCttagagtttcttcttcttaGTTGGATACAACACACTTTGTTTGGTCTTCcaggttcacaaaa
This genomic stretch from Papaver somniferum cultivar HN1 chromosome 5, ASM357369v1, whole genome shotgun sequence harbors:
- the LOC113282639 gene encoding 5'-nucleotidase domain-containing protein DDB_G0275467-like, with translation MASSFRRILPLSSSFHKISSCSSIITPQGFIIREFCQNIAATVEETVLRFGNDVESNDNFTKIRHEFDSAKKSFLKIPEALNLMPKMNPEGIYVNKNLRLDNIQVYGFDYDYTLAHYSANLQSLIYDLAKEHIVNEFKYPEICSTFKYDPSFPIRGLYYDKLKGCLLKLDFFGSIEPDGCFFGRRKLSRKEIEEMYGTRHIGRDQARGLVKLMDFFCFSEACLIADIVQHFVDAKLQFDASYIYKDVNRAIQHVHQSGLVHRGILSDPQRYLVKNGQMLRFLKMLKEKGKKLFLMTNSPYYFVDGGMRFMLEDYMGKGDSWRDLFDVVIAQANKPEFYTSEHPFRCYDAAKDTLAFSKVDAFLPNQIYYHGCLKSFLQITKWNGPEVIYFGDHLFSDLRGPSKAGWRTAAIIHELENEIRIQNEDSYRFQQAKFHIVQELLGKFHATVLSGTGRGKAYDLLLKELNDERQLARSKMKRMFNSSFGATFLTDTGQESAFAYNIHQYADVYTSKPENFMLYPPEAWLHVPFDVKIMPHHVKVPSNLFKT